A single Maridesulfovibrio frigidus DSM 17176 DNA region contains:
- the hcp gene encoding hydroxylamine reductase, protein MFCNQCEQTAKGTGCTVKGVCGKTDETSAIQDLLIRVLAELGTVAVQAREEGIEIPSAVNRLTAEAVFSTLTNVNFDDERFIPIVKNVAAARDELAGKLKGGCSCDGATKIGATAAELSKQGAAFSVTSFDENPDLRSLKQILIYGLKGVAAYVDHAAILGQEDPAVFVFMHEALAASLKPLGMEELVGLCMKCGEVNLRAMELLDAGNTGTYGHPVPTEVPLGAKAGKAILVSGHDLKDLRALLEQTEGTGINVYTHGEMLPCHGYPELKKFSNFHGHYGTAWQNQLKEFAEFPGAILMTTNCIQKPSEKYIGDIYTTGLVGWPGVTHVPNNDFSEVIAKAKELPGFPADTDNGTVLCGFARNAVLGVADKVIDAVKAGAIRHFFLVGGCDGAKPGRNYYTEFVEKAPEDTIILTLACGKFRFFDKKLGDIGGIPRLLDIGQCNDAYSAVQIAVALAGAFECGVNELPLSFILSWYEQKAVSILLTLLHLGIKDIRIGPSLPAFITPNVLNFLVENFNIMPISTPDEDLKAILG, encoded by the coding sequence ATGTTTTGTAATCAGTGTGAACAGACAGCGAAAGGCACAGGATGTACCGTAAAAGGTGTATGTGGTAAAACCGATGAGACTTCAGCAATTCAGGATCTTCTGATCCGTGTTCTTGCAGAGCTAGGAACTGTAGCAGTTCAAGCCCGTGAAGAAGGCATCGAAATCCCTTCAGCTGTGAATCGCCTTACTGCCGAAGCTGTTTTTTCAACTCTTACTAATGTAAACTTCGACGACGAAAGATTCATCCCTATCGTTAAGAATGTTGCTGCAGCAAGAGACGAACTCGCTGGAAAGCTCAAGGGCGGATGCTCTTGTGACGGAGCTACTAAAATTGGTGCAACTGCTGCTGAACTCAGCAAACAGGGCGCAGCTTTCTCAGTAACTTCATTTGATGAAAATCCAGATCTGCGTTCACTAAAGCAGATTCTTATATATGGTCTTAAAGGTGTAGCTGCATACGTTGATCACGCTGCCATTCTTGGTCAGGAAGATCCTGCAGTATTCGTATTCATGCACGAAGCTCTAGCTGCTTCCCTCAAACCACTTGGAATGGAAGAGCTTGTCGGCCTTTGCATGAAGTGTGGTGAAGTTAACCTTAGAGCAATGGAACTTCTAGACGCTGGTAACACCGGAACTTACGGTCACCCAGTTCCTACTGAAGTACCTCTCGGCGCAAAAGCTGGAAAGGCTATCCTTGTTTCAGGTCACGATCTGAAAGATCTTCGCGCTCTTCTTGAGCAGACTGAAGGCACAGGAATCAACGTTTACACCCACGGTGAAATGCTTCCTTGTCACGGATACCCTGAGCTCAAAAAGTTCAGCAATTTCCACGGTCACTACGGAACAGCATGGCAGAACCAGTTGAAAGAATTTGCTGAATTTCCAGGCGCAATTCTTATGACAACTAACTGCATCCAGAAACCTTCTGAAAAGTACATTGGTGACATTTACACCACTGGTCTTGTCGGATGGCCTGGTGTGACTCATGTTCCTAACAATGACTTCAGCGAAGTTATTGCTAAAGCAAAAGAACTTCCTGGTTTCCCTGCTGATACCGACAACGGAACTGTTCTTTGTGGATTCGCAAGAAACGCAGTTCTTGGCGTAGCTGACAAAGTTATCGACGCTGTTAAAGCTGGCGCGATTCGCCACTTCTTCTTAGTCGGTGGTTGTGACGGTGCTAAGCCTGGTCGTAACTACTACACTGAGTTCGTTGAAAAAGCTCCAGAAGATACAATTATCCTTACCCTCGCTTGTGGTAAGTTCCGTTTCTTCGACAAAAAACTCGGCGATATCGGTGGAATTCCTCGCTTACTTGATATCGGACAGTGTAATGACGCTTACTCCGCAGTCCAGATTGCAGTCGCTCTTGCTGGCGCATTCGAATGCGGCGTGAACGAGCTTCCTTTGTCCTTCATCCTTTCATGGTACGAGCAGAAAGCTGTATCCATCCTGTTGACCTTGCTCCACCTCGGAATCAAGGACATCCGCATTGGACCTAGTCTTCCTGCTTTCATCACACCGAACGTGCTGAACTTCCTTGTTGAGAATTTCAACATCATGCCTATCAGCACTCCTGATGAAGACCTCAAGGCTATCCTCGGATAG
- the amt gene encoding ammonium transporter, whose translation MDASLIDILWILICAALVFIMQAGFMCLESGLTRSKNSINVAAKNLADFVFSVCGFWAVGYGLMFGAEYAGLIGTDSFFANLESTPYMVAFFVFQAMFCGTATTIFSGAIAERMSFSGYLMIAGILAVFVYPVFGNWAWNGLETGKLAGWLGAKGFVDFAGSTVVHSVGGWVALAALLVVGPRRGRFVDGVAQEVNASNLPMSVLGTLLLWFGWFGFNGGSTLAMNGTVPTIIVNTLLAGGAGSVVSLLVGWFECRTPKISYMINGCLGGLVAITANCHVVSALDAVIIGSAAGPICIWAEKTLERFQIDDAVGAVPVHLACGIWGTLAVALFGDTALIGTGLSMLEQLEVQALGIFAAFVIAFVIPYILIKIINRFIPLRVSKEDEEVGLNISEHNARTDLLDLFAAMEVQADTQNISLRLPVEPFTEVGRIARCYNLVMDALEESVSKTEAVIKSATDGIITFSRDGFSILHANPRAIEMFALPGGEALSSVQFTDLVSGDDSISRGRVSESFFNSQLLELSGNSADGSTFPVETVITPAKDMPFYVAIIRDITDRKAAELEICTQQAYFRQLFESSPQAIVLINTDGKIKDVNKGFEDLFGASRELVLGFLNRSIVVPDHLQQEAAQFNETVLSGRPVDKETFRKHKDGRLIPIHVLGYPIEVNGEISGIYYIYNDITERKEFENQLAHQAFHDALTALPNRVLFTERLNRAIKRSKRKSDHNFAAMMLDLDRFKWINDSLGHLAGDNFLVAIAKRLKSCIREVDTVARLGGDEFGIVIEDYGSSREIIEVAKRIENALEQPMLLDGTTVTSSASIGIVLTTKDYTDSEDIMRDADIAMYRSKELGRARFKVFNNRMHEQVLNEVELEKDLRKAIEEEALSLHYQPIVVAETGRLTGFEALLRWDCPERGMVSPDVVIPLAEETGLIAPIGKWVLQNACSRMSSWVKETGEPDLTVSVNLSFKQLSQSDFVSFVEKTLYDSGLPAKNLKLELTESCLMQNPEETIPKLTELRALGVRLIIDDFGTGYSSLNYLQSFPIDGLKIDRSFISADKAGENNVEIVRTIVNMAKSLNVGVVAEGVEESGQLEMLKGMSCDEIQGFLFSKPVSEDDVHSLILSLKKDEK comes from the coding sequence ATGGATGCTTCTCTTATAGATATACTTTGGATTCTCATCTGTGCGGCTTTGGTTTTTATCATGCAGGCTGGTTTCATGTGCCTTGAATCCGGGCTTACAAGGTCGAAGAACTCAATTAACGTGGCTGCTAAAAATCTCGCTGATTTTGTTTTTTCTGTATGTGGATTCTGGGCCGTTGGGTATGGCCTTATGTTCGGGGCTGAATATGCAGGGCTGATTGGAACCGATTCTTTTTTTGCAAACCTTGAATCTACACCTTATATGGTCGCTTTTTTTGTTTTTCAGGCTATGTTTTGCGGTACGGCTACAACTATTTTTTCCGGTGCAATTGCAGAGCGTATGTCTTTTTCAGGCTATCTAATGATAGCTGGAATTCTTGCTGTTTTTGTCTATCCGGTTTTTGGAAACTGGGCATGGAATGGACTTGAAACTGGAAAGCTGGCTGGCTGGCTCGGAGCCAAAGGTTTTGTAGATTTTGCAGGGTCTACAGTGGTTCACTCTGTCGGTGGCTGGGTTGCTCTTGCGGCTTTGCTCGTCGTTGGTCCTAGGCGCGGACGTTTCGTTGACGGGGTGGCGCAGGAAGTAAATGCTTCCAACTTGCCAATGTCCGTACTCGGAACGTTACTTTTATGGTTTGGTTGGTTCGGTTTTAACGGTGGTTCCACTTTAGCCATGAATGGGACCGTTCCCACAATTATCGTTAATACTCTTCTGGCTGGTGGCGCTGGATCTGTAGTTTCTTTATTAGTTGGTTGGTTTGAATGCCGCACTCCTAAAATTTCATATATGATAAACGGCTGTCTTGGCGGCCTTGTTGCTATTACCGCGAACTGTCATGTTGTTTCGGCTCTTGATGCGGTCATTATTGGATCCGCAGCCGGGCCGATATGCATTTGGGCGGAAAAGACTCTTGAGCGGTTTCAGATAGATGATGCGGTGGGCGCTGTCCCTGTTCATCTGGCGTGCGGAATATGGGGAACATTAGCCGTAGCCTTGTTTGGGGATACGGCACTGATCGGAACTGGACTTAGCATGTTGGAGCAGCTTGAAGTTCAGGCGCTAGGAATATTTGCTGCTTTTGTCATCGCTTTTGTCATCCCTTACATTTTGATTAAGATCATTAACCGCTTTATTCCTCTCAGAGTATCCAAAGAAGACGAGGAGGTCGGTCTAAATATTTCAGAGCACAATGCGAGAACAGACTTGCTTGATCTGTTTGCGGCTATGGAAGTTCAGGCTGATACGCAGAATATTTCTTTACGCCTACCTGTAGAGCCTTTTACGGAAGTCGGGCGCATTGCTCGTTGCTATAATTTAGTAATGGATGCGCTTGAAGAGAGTGTATCTAAAACTGAGGCTGTAATTAAATCTGCCACCGATGGGATTATTACTTTTTCGCGTGACGGTTTTTCTATTTTGCATGCAAATCCCCGAGCTATTGAAATGTTTGCTCTTCCTGGCGGAGAAGCACTAAGTTCAGTTCAATTCACAGACCTTGTGAGTGGAGATGATAGTATTTCACGAGGCAGGGTCTCAGAGTCTTTTTTTAATTCACAACTACTTGAGCTTTCGGGGAATAGTGCTGATGGTTCAACTTTTCCTGTTGAAACTGTGATTACTCCGGCTAAAGATATGCCGTTCTATGTCGCCATTATTCGGGATATTACTGATCGTAAGGCTGCAGAGTTGGAGATTTGTACTCAGCAGGCATATTTTCGCCAGTTGTTTGAGAGCTCTCCGCAGGCGATTGTTTTAATAAATACTGATGGTAAGATTAAGGATGTTAATAAAGGTTTTGAGGATCTTTTCGGAGCATCAAGAGAGCTGGTTTTAGGGTTTCTTAACCGCAGTATTGTTGTTCCTGATCATCTACAGCAAGAAGCAGCTCAGTTTAATGAAACGGTACTTTCCGGTCGTCCTGTCGATAAGGAAACCTTCCGAAAACATAAAGATGGACGGCTCATTCCTATTCACGTGCTTGGATATCCAATCGAAGTTAACGGCGAAATTTCCGGTATTTATTATATTTACAACGACATAACAGAGCGCAAAGAATTTGAAAATCAGCTTGCACATCAGGCTTTTCATGATGCTTTGACCGCACTACCGAATCGGGTTCTTTTTACTGAAAGACTTAACCGGGCCATAAAAAGGTCTAAACGTAAAAGTGATCACAATTTTGCGGCAATGATGCTCGACTTGGATCGTTTTAAATGGATCAATGATTCGCTTGGACATCTTGCCGGAGATAATTTCCTCGTAGCAATTGCCAAGAGATTAAAGTCCTGCATTCGTGAAGTTGATACTGTTGCTCGTCTCGGTGGTGATGAATTTGGCATAGTTATAGAGGATTATGGGTCTTCCCGCGAAATAATTGAAGTGGCTAAACGTATTGAAAATGCTCTTGAGCAGCCAATGTTGCTTGATGGAACAACTGTTACATCAAGCGCCAGTATCGGTATTGTTTTAACCACCAAAGATTATACGGACTCAGAAGATATTATGCGCGATGCTGATATAGCTATGTACCGATCGAAAGAACTTGGACGCGCTCGTTTTAAAGTTTTTAATAACAGAATGCACGAGCAGGTTCTGAATGAAGTAGAGCTTGAAAAGGATCTGAGAAAAGCAATTGAAGAAGAAGCCTTGTCTCTTCACTACCAGCCCATTGTTGTTGCAGAAACAGGCAGGCTGACGGGGTTTGAAGCATTACTGCGCTGGGATTGCCCAGAGCGTGGAATGGTTTCTCCTGATGTTGTAATACCTCTTGCGGAAGAAACAGGGTTAATTGCTCCCATTGGCAAGTGGGTTTTACAGAATGCCTGCTCGCGTATGTCTTCATGGGTAAAAGAAACCGGGGAACCGGATCTTACAGTTAGTGTAAACTTGTCATTTAAGCAGCTCTCTCAGTCTGACTTTGTAAGTTTTGTTGAAAAGACCCTATACGATTCGGGGTTGCCTGCTAAAAACTTAAAGCTTGAGTTGACGGAAAGTTGTTTGATGCAGAATCCTGAAGAAACAATTCCAAAATTGACAGAGCTTCGCGCTCTTGGGGTGCGGCTTATTATTGATGATTTTGGAACAGGGTATTCTTCTTTGAATTATCTACAGAGTTTTCCAATTGACGGGCTTAAGATTGATAGATCTTTCATTTCTGCGGATAAAGCCGGGGAAAATAATGTTGAAATTGTCAGAACAATTGTGAATATGGCAAAGAGTCTTAATGTGGGTGTTGTTGCTGAAGGTGTGGAAGAGAGTGGACAGCTTGAAATGCTTAAAGGTATGTCGTGTGATGAAATTCAGGGATTCCTGTTTTCAAAGCCAGTAAGTGAAGATGATGTTCATTCTCTGATATTAAGTTTAAAAAAAGATGAGAAGTAG
- a CDS encoding DUF3859 domain-containing protein codes for MQMFIKTLQTCIFILFLTATCHSLSFAGDIQITSKGLYYLTPSHSISMSYDNIKPLKKHSLLKNTTEVEAALGTSFGFEFILNGTSSVSTTIKMVHPRIPNKEGKGYTTINSIPLLLEPNNTYFVGWDFSNKDELQSGEWSFEFDFPDTEIVKFNVTAPEQIESAPKAQETPLLEYELRTIIKPNPEKAEKTFPQYIVRGGIFTSAEIAEKNAQNVQKRGFDSFVFVREDIKSDYKYYVIIKIFDSKKDADGFAADYRNKYRRQAITEKLEVKTPLPRPTLQSTN; via the coding sequence ATGCAAATGTTCATAAAGACATTACAGACATGCATATTTATTCTATTTTTGACTGCAACCTGTCACAGTCTATCTTTTGCTGGTGATATTCAAATCACGAGCAAAGGCCTTTATTATTTGACCCCCTCACACAGCATATCTATGTCTTATGACAATATTAAGCCCCTTAAAAAGCATAGTTTACTTAAGAACACGACGGAGGTAGAGGCTGCGCTAGGAACATCTTTCGGCTTTGAATTTATTTTAAACGGTACATCTTCTGTCTCGACGACCATCAAAATGGTGCATCCCCGAATTCCTAATAAAGAAGGTAAAGGGTATACAACCATTAATTCTATACCACTTCTGCTTGAACCCAATAATACATATTTTGTCGGATGGGATTTTTCAAATAAGGATGAGCTTCAATCTGGAGAATGGTCTTTTGAGTTCGACTTTCCAGATACTGAAATAGTTAAATTTAACGTCACAGCACCTGAACAAATTGAATCAGCTCCTAAGGCACAAGAAACACCTCTACTGGAGTATGAGCTAAGGACAATTATAAAGCCAAATCCCGAAAAAGCCGAGAAAACGTTTCCGCAATACATAGTGAGGGGAGGAATATTTACTTCCGCAGAAATTGCAGAAAAGAATGCACAAAACGTCCAGAAACGAGGTTTTGACTCATTCGTATTTGTGCGTGAGGATATAAAAAGCGACTACAAATATTATGTGATTATAAAGATATTCGATTCAAAGAAAGATGCCGATGGCTTTGCTGCGGACTATCGTAATAAATACCGCAGACAAGCCATCACGGAAAAACTTGAAGTAAAAACACCCCTTCCCAGACCCACATTGCAATCCACTAATTAG
- a CDS encoding ATP-binding protein, which produces MKVTRKLIHIDEELCNGCGECVPGCEEGALQIIDGKAKLVADLYCDGLGACLGECPTGALTVREVETVDFDPNAVRELLEGQGRAVPEHMPSPESLRLGGEPKEVLEPIGCGCGCSGTKVVDFNPSKQAKKPADVEGKSVESSLTHWPVQLRLVPAEAPFLKGADLLLTADCVAVSMPGYHERFLPGRKVLMGCPKFDDVELYIERLTAIFATAGLKSITLLEMEVPCCSSMSKIVAKALKNSGATIPTEKIIVARSGEVIYKGGLAQPVSL; this is translated from the coding sequence ATGAAGGTTACAAGAAAGCTCATCCATATAGACGAAGAACTCTGTAACGGTTGTGGAGAATGTGTTCCCGGCTGTGAAGAAGGCGCACTACAGATTATTGATGGCAAGGCTAAACTAGTTGCCGATCTTTATTGTGATGGTCTCGGAGCCTGTCTGGGCGAGTGTCCTACCGGCGCACTTACTGTCCGGGAAGTTGAGACCGTCGATTTTGATCCGAATGCTGTTCGGGAACTTCTCGAAGGGCAGGGAAGAGCAGTGCCAGAGCACATGCCATCCCCTGAAAGTCTGAGACTTGGCGGAGAGCCTAAAGAAGTTCTAGAACCGATTGGCTGTGGCTGTGGTTGTTCCGGAACTAAGGTTGTGGATTTTAATCCCTCCAAGCAGGCTAAGAAACCTGCTGATGTTGAAGGCAAGTCTGTGGAGTCTTCTCTGACTCACTGGCCTGTTCAGCTTAGGCTTGTTCCGGCGGAAGCTCCTTTCCTTAAGGGGGCGGACTTACTGCTCACCGCAGATTGTGTTGCTGTCTCTATGCCCGGATATCACGAAAGATTTCTTCCTGGCCGCAAAGTTCTCATGGGTTGCCCTAAGTTTGATGACGTCGAACTTTACATCGAAAGACTCACCGCTATATTTGCAACAGCAGGTCTGAAGTCCATTACCCTTCTTGAAATGGAAGTTCCTTGTTGCTCCAGCATGAGCAAGATTGTTGCAAAGGCTCTTAAGAATTCAGGTGCTACTATCCCAACTGAGAAGATCATTGTAGCCCGCTCAGGTGAAGTTATTTACAAAGGTGGCTTGGCTCAGCCAGTTAGTCTTTAA
- a CDS encoding 4Fe-4S binding protein, with amino-acid sequence MAIILITISYLLLAAHSVRGGDFGLAAFFVGCLALATTKERWAGVVTTVVLGAGSFIWLMKGAELIHMRIGLGADWMRLGAIMGAVFAVTLFSAALSFAPAGRKRFTRDSEKMWFKAAIFLLTAVLLELTRSKAPFPVLLVDRFFPGWGRAEIFLIATYASWIGGKMFMPDGAKRVRPLIWAIFSGAFFLQLALGISGFDKFLMTGNLHLPVPALIAAGPVFRGSGFFMPILFAVSILLVGPAWCSHLCYIGAWDDLSSRIGGKRPDAKFPHALIWARLILLILVIAVAWGLRTIGVSGFDAFVWAAVFGAISLFVMFIFSRRMGMMVHCTAFCPMGIAGNILGKISPWRMKISSDCNQCGKCSKVCRYGALRKVDIQAGRPGLSCTLCGDCVAPCASGCMGYKLPFVSSDLSRKIFLVIVISLHCLFLGVARM; translated from the coding sequence TTGGCTATTATCCTGATTACTATTTCATATTTGCTTCTTGCCGCTCACAGTGTGCGCGGCGGAGATTTTGGCCTTGCCGCTTTCTTTGTCGGTTGTTTAGCTCTCGCAACGACCAAAGAACGCTGGGCGGGAGTTGTTACCACTGTGGTCCTTGGCGCAGGCTCATTTATCTGGCTTATGAAGGGCGCAGAGCTCATCCATATGCGTATCGGTCTCGGCGCAGATTGGATGCGTTTAGGCGCGATTATGGGCGCGGTTTTTGCCGTAACCCTTTTTAGTGCTGCTCTTTCTTTTGCTCCCGCAGGCAGAAAAAGGTTCACACGTGATTCTGAAAAAATGTGGTTTAAAGCAGCAATCTTTTTGCTGACTGCCGTGCTTCTTGAGCTGACCCGCAGTAAGGCTCCATTCCCCGTATTATTAGTAGATAGGTTTTTCCCTGGTTGGGGCAGGGCTGAGATATTCCTTATCGCTACCTACGCTTCGTGGATTGGTGGCAAGATGTTTATGCCGGACGGGGCCAAAAGAGTCCGCCCTTTGATCTGGGCAATATTCTCTGGTGCTTTCTTTTTGCAGCTAGCCCTCGGCATTTCCGGATTCGATAAATTTTTGATGACTGGTAATCTGCATCTTCCTGTACCTGCACTTATTGCGGCAGGCCCCGTTTTTCGCGGAAGTGGTTTCTTTATGCCGATTCTTTTTGCCGTATCCATTCTGCTTGTCGGCCCGGCGTGGTGCAGTCATCTCTGTTACATCGGTGCATGGGATGATCTAAGTAGCCGGATCGGTGGCAAGCGTCCTGATGCAAAATTTCCTCACGCGCTTATCTGGGCGCGTTTGATTCTTTTAATCCTTGTTATTGCGGTTGCGTGGGGACTCAGAACCATAGGTGTTTCCGGTTTTGACGCGTTTGTATGGGCCGCCGTTTTTGGTGCTATTAGTTTGTTTGTCATGTTTATATTTTCGCGCCGCATGGGAATGATGGTTCATTGCACCGCATTTTGCCCCATGGGAATAGCTGGCAATATACTTGGCAAGATTTCACCTTGGAGAATGAAAATTTCCTCTGATTGCAATCAGTGTGGCAAATGTAGTAAGGTTTGCAGATACGGAGCCTTGCGAAAAGTAGATATTCAAGCTGGGCGCCCAGGGCTTTCCTGTACCTTATGCGGCGATTGTGTTGCTCCTTGCGCGAGTGGATGCATGGGATACAAACTTCCATTTGTGTCTTCTGATTTGTCCCGTAAAATTTTTCTAGTTATTGTCATATCTTTGCATTGTTTATTTTTAGGTGTTGCCAGAATGTAA
- a CDS encoding 4Fe-4S dicluster domain-containing protein: MEKSAIINICRGIKGGECRFALTVEDGFADRIEETIIATGWPEFLKKQFGDNISRHKVFNVNAGACPNGCSRPHIADMGLIRACVPVIDHDGCTTCGECVEHCPDDAMEIVDGKVVINRNKCLVCGFCTKTCPESVISCSSSGWRVVVGGRLGRHPKLGAELPGVYRDAEALELIAKGLKLWMENYEVGKRFGYTIDKIGHEKLLQD, from the coding sequence ATGGAGAAATCGGCAATCATAAATATTTGTCGGGGAATTAAAGGCGGTGAATGTAGGTTCGCCCTTACCGTTGAAGACGGTTTTGCTGACAGAATTGAAGAGACAATTATCGCTACCGGATGGCCTGAGTTCCTTAAAAAGCAGTTCGGTGATAATATTTCACGGCATAAAGTCTTTAATGTTAATGCTGGAGCCTGTCCTAACGGATGTTCACGTCCGCACATTGCAGATATGGGATTAATTCGCGCATGTGTTCCTGTCATTGATCACGATGGCTGTACCACTTGCGGTGAATGTGTGGAACATTGCCCTGATGATGCGATGGAAATTGTTGATGGAAAAGTGGTCATTAACCGCAACAAATGTTTGGTTTGCGGCTTTTGTACAAAGACTTGTCCTGAATCGGTCATTTCCTGCTCGTCCAGTGGCTGGAGAGTTGTTGTCGGCGGACGCTTGGGCCGTCACCCTAAACTCGGAGCTGAACTTCCGGGAGTATACAGAGATGCGGAAGCTCTAGAGCTGATTGCCAAAGGACTAAAACTTTGGATGGAAAACTACGAAGTGGGCAAAAGATTCGGTTATACAATAGATAAGATTGGTCACGAAAAATTGCTACAAGATTAG
- a CDS encoding chemotaxis protein, translating to MSSKILLKSGTNEVELLELYLDEGTGEARKRWSFGLNVAKVKKIIKEADLKNFSGRKDGSLKKTGSAKVDTSNLLVLGMFEFMGSVIPLIDLSGWLRMDKVRGENRMVLVTEFNEVTSAFLVSGVNRIHRISWEELESLQGNMARYAEGTIIGTVKLTDPARILQVLDLEQALDDLSPAKGDASLLEVEKVDEIFFQAMCADDSRSMRNLVKQALEKGGFSVDAFVNGKDLWDALLKVKEKAEAAGRPITDYLQLVVSDIEMPGMDGHAVTRKIKDDPILKDLTVFLFSSLITEELLHKGDSVGANRQYSKPQIALLVAQAWEDANAMMEAQR from the coding sequence ATGTCGAGTAAGATTCTATTGAAGTCCGGAACGAATGAAGTTGAACTTCTTGAGTTATACCTTGATGAAGGGACTGGAGAGGCGCGTAAGCGCTGGTCTTTCGGACTTAATGTCGCCAAAGTGAAGAAAATCATTAAAGAGGCGGACTTAAAAAATTTTTCAGGACGTAAAGATGGCTCCTTAAAGAAAACAGGCTCTGCTAAAGTAGACACGAGCAATCTTCTTGTTTTGGGCATGTTTGAATTTATGGGCTCCGTCATTCCTCTTATCGACTTAAGCGGTTGGCTTAGAATGGATAAAGTTCGGGGCGAAAATCGTATGGTTCTCGTTACTGAATTTAATGAAGTTACCAGCGCTTTTTTAGTTTCCGGTGTAAACAGAATTCATCGTATAAGCTGGGAAGAACTGGAGTCTTTGCAAGGGAATATGGCTAGGTATGCTGAGGGTACAATTATTGGGACAGTAAAACTTACCGATCCAGCACGTATTCTCCAGGTATTGGACCTTGAGCAGGCTCTTGATGATTTGAGTCCGGCAAAAGGTGATGCATCCCTACTTGAAGTTGAGAAAGTTGATGAAATATTTTTTCAGGCGATGTGTGCAGATGATTCCAGATCTATGCGGAATCTTGTTAAACAGGCTCTCGAGAAAGGTGGATTTTCTGTTGATGCCTTTGTTAACGGGAAAGATTTATGGGATGCCCTTTTGAAGGTAAAAGAGAAAGCTGAAGCGGCAGGTCGTCCAATTACCGATTATCTTCAGCTTGTTGTTTCGGATATTGAGATGCCGGGTATGGATGGTCACGCAGTGACTCGCAAAATCAAAGATGACCCTATTTTAAAAGATTTGACCGTGTTCTTGTTTTCATCTCTTATTACCGAAGAACTCCTGCACAAGGGCGACTCGGTAGGTGCGAACAGGCAGTACTCCAAACCTCAGATTGCACTTCTGGTAGCACAGGCATGGGAAGATGCTAACGCTATGATGGAAGCACAACGCTAA
- a CDS encoding ferredoxin — protein MSRTVAIDIDACIGCEACAEEFPEVFTMGPANIPQVYNPEGADEEKIEEIMDLCPTNCIIWED, from the coding sequence ATGAGTCGTACTGTAGCTATTGATATTGATGCATGTATTGGTTGCGAAGCTTGTGCTGAAGAATTTCCAGAAGTTTTTACCATGGGCCCCGCCAATATTCCTCAGGTGTATAACCCCGAGGGTGCTGACGAAGAAAAGATTGAAGAGATTATGGATTTGTGTCCTACGAACTGCATCATTTGGGAAGATTAA
- a CDS encoding Crp/Fnr family transcriptional regulator has protein sequence MKKTHNLSQINLFAGLSESQLDKLNSIAVPRKLVRGEQIFDMGQEASGFYSVEDGKVKIYRESLSGKEQIIHIFGAGEIFGEVPVFEGSSYPASAISLEKSTLLYFSRERFERIIKEDPSLAMSMLALLSGRLRQMVNQVAALSLEEVPGRLASYLLLLKSTQNSNILELDLPKGQIASYLGTIQETLSRIFKKMSKQGLIKVDKKTVEIIDEASLELIASGEEQL, from the coding sequence ATGAAAAAGACACATAATCTCAGCCAAATAAACTTGTTCGCAGGGCTTTCAGAAAGCCAGTTGGATAAACTTAACAGCATCGCTGTTCCAAGAAAGCTTGTTCGCGGAGAACAAATTTTTGATATGGGTCAGGAGGCGAGTGGTTTTTACAGCGTGGAAGACGGTAAAGTTAAAATTTACCGCGAATCACTTTCCGGCAAAGAACAGATCATTCATATTTTCGGCGCAGGTGAAATTTTTGGTGAAGTACCTGTCTTCGAAGGAAGCAGTTACCCTGCAAGCGCAATATCTCTGGAAAAATCAACTTTACTCTACTTCTCACGTGAACGATTTGAACGAATTATAAAAGAAGATCCAAGTCTCGCCATGAGTATGTTAGCATTACTTTCAGGAAGACTGAGACAAATGGTAAATCAGGTTGCAGCGCTCAGCCTTGAAGAAGTTCCCGGAAGACTGGCAAGCTATTTATTATTGTTAAAGTCCACCCAGAACTCAAACATTCTGGAACTGGACCTACCAAAAGGACAAATCGCTTCATACTTAGGAACCATTCAGGAAACCCTTTCACGCATTTTCAAAAAGATGAGTAAACAAGGGCTAATTAAAGTTGATAAGAAGACTGTAGAAATAATCGATGAAGCATCTTTAGAACTGATTGCCAGCGGGGAAGAACAGCTTTAA